From Mus musculus strain C57BL/6J chromosome 8, GRCm38.p6 C57BL/6J, a single genomic window includes:
- the 1700067K01Rik gene encoding UPF0575 protein C19orf67 homolog isoform X1 → MAAEPWFTGSLALGPGEAPPSEELGPGPPPYGDPSWSPAGRPETSAEQEPQRAQPMMEAPASTSSREPLAAELGPAPARLPLDSMFSPITDQLRYLLRKADDFQSYLLYSRDRVQKEQLAKAMPTFLTMCEPYFLYLEAAARSVPPIYGALQELVRKGLLEISQQLTLRLEQLVLMYASFGFVDLEETNPLSISCFFCGRFSISPSHDVSIFRYCTPAAYTASHFPRYLYKKMRWNLETTTEASSQGADSHVDYYFLCYRDTWEDAGQGPANSCPQIQKLWSIGRWMPLGPAEDDLDSWILCPQPPGDYQQLLTIGFEEPSHVLATDLLVQILLGQAGPARPPSAAGPAAWAAPAS, encoded by the exons ATGGCTGCCGAACCCTGGTTCACGGGGTCGCTGGCCCTAGGCCCCGGAGAAGCACCGCCTTCGGAGGAACTGGGACCCGGGCCGCCGCCCTATGGAGACCCTTCGTGGTCGCCCGCCGGGAGACCCGAGACTTCAGCGGAGCAGGAGCCCCAGCGGGCACAGCCCATGATGGAAGCTCCAGCCTCCACGTCCTCCCGGGAGCCACTGGCAGCGGAGCTCGGGCCGGCCCCTGCTCGCCTCCCGCTGGACTCTATGTTCAGCCCCATCACTGACCAGCTCCGTTACCTGCTCAGGAAGGCGGATGACTTTCAAAGCTACTTGCTCTACAG CAGGGACCGAGTACAGAAGGAACAGCTAGCCAAGGCCATGCCCACCTTCTTAACAATGTGTGAACCATACTTCTTATACCTTGAGGCTGCAGCAAGGAGTGTCCCTCCCATCTATGGAGCCCTGCAGGAGTTGGTCCGGAAGGGG TTGCTGGAGATCTCCCAGCAGCTAACACTGCGCTTGGAACAGTTAGTTCTCATGTATGCCTCCTTTGGGTTCGTGGACCTGGAGGAAACCAACCCTTTGAG CATCTCCTGCTTTTTCTGCGGGAGGTTCTCCATCAGCCCCTCCCACGACGTGTCCATCTTCCGATACTGCACACCAGCTGCCTATACTGCCAGTCACTTCCCAAGATACCTCTATAAGAAGATGCGCTGGAACCTGGAAACcaccacagaggccagcagccaaGGAGCAGACTCCCATGTGGATTA CTACTTCTTGTGTTATCGAGATACATGGGAGGATGCAGGCCAGGGACCAGCCAATTCCTGCCCCCAGATCCAGAAACTCTGGTCCATTGGCCGATGGATGCCCCTAGGACCAGCAGAGGATGATCTTGACTCGTG GATTTTGTGCCCACAGCCACCCGGGGACTACCAGCAGCTACTAACCATCGGCTTCGAGGAGCCGTCGCATGTGCTGGCCACCGACCTGCTGGTGCAGATCCTCCTGGGCCAGGCAGGCCCCGCCCGGCCCCCCAGCGCTGCCGGGCCCGCGGCTTGGGCAGCCCCGGCATCCTGA
- the 1700067K01Rik gene encoding UPF0575 protein C19orf67 homolog codes for MAAEPWFTGSLALGPGEAPPSEELGPGPPPYGDPSWSPAGRPETSAEQEPQRAQPMMEAPASTSSREPLAAELGPAPARLPLDSMFSPITDQLRYLLRKADDFQSYLLYRDRVQKEQLAKAMPTFLTMCEPYFLYLEAAARSVPPIYGALQELVRKGLLEISQQLTLRLEQLVLMYASFGFVDLEETNPLSISCFFCGRFSISPSHDVSIFRYCTPAAYTASHFPRYLYKKMRWNLETTTEASSQGADSHVDYYFLCYRDTWEDAGQGPANSCPQIQKLWSIGRWMPLGPAEDDLDSWILCPQPPGDYQQLLTIGFEEPSHVLATDLLVQILLGQAGPARPPSAAGPAAWAAPAS; via the exons ATGGCTGCCGAACCCTGGTTCACGGGGTCGCTGGCCCTAGGCCCCGGAGAAGCACCGCCTTCGGAGGAACTGGGACCCGGGCCGCCGCCCTATGGAGACCCTTCGTGGTCGCCCGCCGGGAGACCCGAGACTTCAGCGGAGCAGGAGCCCCAGCGGGCACAGCCCATGATGGAAGCTCCAGCCTCCACGTCCTCCCGGGAGCCACTGGCAGCGGAGCTCGGGCCGGCCCCTGCTCGCCTCCCGCTGGACTCTATGTTCAGCCCCATCACTGACCAGCTCCGTTACCTGCTCAGGAAGGCGGATGACTTTCAAAGCTACTTGCTCTACAG GGACCGAGTACAGAAGGAACAGCTAGCCAAGGCCATGCCCACCTTCTTAACAATGTGTGAACCATACTTCTTATACCTTGAGGCTGCAGCAAGGAGTGTCCCTCCCATCTATGGAGCCCTGCAGGAGTTGGTCCGGAAGGGG TTGCTGGAGATCTCCCAGCAGCTAACACTGCGCTTGGAACAGTTAGTTCTCATGTATGCCTCCTTTGGGTTCGTGGACCTGGAGGAAACCAACCCTTTGAG CATCTCCTGCTTTTTCTGCGGGAGGTTCTCCATCAGCCCCTCCCACGACGTGTCCATCTTCCGATACTGCACACCAGCTGCCTATACTGCCAGTCACTTCCCAAGATACCTCTATAAGAAGATGCGCTGGAACCTGGAAACcaccacagaggccagcagccaaGGAGCAGACTCCCATGTGGATTA CTACTTCTTGTGTTATCGAGATACATGGGAGGATGCAGGCCAGGGACCAGCCAATTCCTGCCCCCAGATCCAGAAACTCTGGTCCATTGGCCGATGGATGCCCCTAGGACCAGCAGAGGATGATCTTGACTCGTG GATTTTGTGCCCACAGCCACCCGGGGACTACCAGCAGCTACTAACCATCGGCTTCGAGGAGCCGTCGCATGTGCTGGCCACCGACCTGCTGGTGCAGATCCTCCTGGGCCAGGCAGGCCCCGCCCGGCCCCCCAGCGCTGCCGGGCCCGCGGCTTGGGCAGCCCCGGCATCCTGA
- the Misp3 gene encoding uncharacterized protein MISP3, protein METPIQREIRRSCEREESLRRSRGLSPGRAGEELIELRVRPVLSRPGSGTPLPRALERARAGAKMQRDIEREAHRQAALASPAVPEPSARRRPQPLDELKRFFEAAAEDGAGLQRQPETGGRLHPAVQDGCPVLGQLPPLVAPSLLEQEVRRVRERERELQLQRRSIYGDAEVQEPAPSLTPSRGDGKLSVIWPPRRRASEKERRP, encoded by the exons ATGGAGACGCCCATCCAGCGCGAAATCCGCCGCAGCTGCGAGCGGGAGGAAAGCCTGCGCCGGAGCCGGGGTCTGAGTCCCGGTCGCGCGGGCGAGGAACTCATTGAGTTGCGCGTGCGGCCGGTGCTCAGTCGGCCCGGCTCCGGTACTCCGCTGCCGCGCGCCCTGGAGCGCGCTCGGGCGGGCGCGAAGATGCAACGGGACATCGAACGCGAGGCTCACAGGCAGGCGGCGCTGGCGAGCCCCGCGGTTCCGGAGCCTAGCGCCCGGCGGCGGCCGCAGCCGCTGGACGAACTCAAGCGCTTCTTTGAGGCTGCGGCGGAGGACGGCGCTGGCTTGCAGAGGCAGCCAGAGACCGGAGGCCGGCTGCACCCCGCCGTTCAGGACGGCTGTCCGGTACTGGGGCAGTTGCCACCGCTCGTTGCCCCGTCACTGCTGGAGCAGGAGGTGCGACGAGTGCGCGAGCGCGAGCGGGAGCTGCAGTTGCAGCGGCGCAGCATCTACGGCGACGCCGAGGTCCAGGAGCCAGCGCCGAGCCTCACCC CGAGCAGGGGAGATGGAAAATTGTCGGTGATCTGGCCTCCGCGGAGACGGGCCTCTGAGAAG GAGCGCAGACCCTGA